The following coding sequences lie in one Pungitius pungitius chromosome 18, fPunPun2.1, whole genome shotgun sequence genomic window:
- the exd3 gene encoding exonuclease mut-7 homolog isoform X2: MDRRTPEAEGLDPVVLKDQLAELWNRKDRQTLHLAAFQGFSKLSEPLEALLTILEGCPGKPKGRSHTLGHHILMEFLTWAKEHPQVTLSSLLEQQALELQQRALSLIRDAQANFADNLINIYQLNSMDPAILLLNIMKLHSVHCYKEAAALSIKLKLQKDLNMEEMCVPLILQNKLGMAESFVTGDNHLEQQLVTLLDSWCHPGFREEEISKRFPHLFVTKHCMSLIDPKILTKHIFRLVEKFNIDQGLCPNALHKRRLDSLRFLMYKRFVEKTMTDENWSDHVQYVVADDSELQIQLVELLVKYSGCLSKASQWSLRYKIPRNRLPFGVWDTQQSLPSDLQQIGVRDSAKTEDWKPSRSHCKTFYQVPVTKENVHFVASPEALRRCRNIVLKEGGIVGVDMEWQPTFGCISTQQVALIQLAVLDQVFLLDLCANGFCQHPDTIIFIRSLFSERSVLKLGYGMSGDVKCLIATWHQLLDEPLKMEAMLDLLNVHQKIQRRKVNRTQKGHKEVVVGKSQQAEKGLSLLVQQVLGRPLDKTEQMSNWEKRPLRISQIRYAVADACCLLDVYSVLSSNPAYFGLPADLRSISSSQSEKKEDKTQKECQGAQGVSPRSSNTEKGLLCGEKPSEDTPPRPPQQLRVVCDNMLQGLGRYLRCLGVDVIVLENTDDHRVAAKLAQAEGRFILTCGQPFQSLRSQVGEGRCLSLDCSEKARDQAVRVLRHFNVQLTPSDIFSRCQACNNDEYAAVPRKDMARMLQQKGFLQGEDSIDHTILQQQQEEGTLGDILTPEFPRYVQCQWAPLSGLNPDTLTFPGGAPIQLHAVPPAVLPRIPLFYVCTRCGKVFWEGSHFGRVLSMFQEVLHIAGEDTKSAAAAQ, translated from the exons GTCTTGACCCCGTCGTGCTGAAAGACCAACTCGCCGAGCTGTGGAACCGGAAAGATCGGCAGACG CTACATTTGGCAGCCTTCCAGGgattttcaaagctgtctgaGCCTCTGGAGGCTTTGCTAACAATCCTGGAGGGCTGTCCAGGGAAACCGAAGGGTCGGAGCCACACCCTCGGCCATCACATCCTCATGGAATTCCTGACCTGGGCGAAGGAACATCCTCAG gtAACTCTGAGCTCCCTCTTAGAGCAGCAGGCACTGGAACTTCAGCAGCGAGCTCTGAGCTTAATCAGAGATGCACAGGCCAACTTTGCGGACAATCTGATTAACATCTACCAACTCAATTCCATGGATCCAGCCATTCTCCTGTTGAACATTATGAAGTTGCATTCTGTTCACTGCTATAAAGAG GCGGCAGCGCTGAGCATAAAGCTGAAGTTGCAGAAAGATCTTAATATGGAGGAG atgtgTGTACCGCTGATCTTGCAAAATAAGTTGGGCATGGCAGAGTCCTTCGTCACAGGTGACAACCATCTAGAACAACAACTGGTCACACTGCTGGACTCGTGGTGCCACCCCGGCTTCAGAGAGGAAGAGATAAGCAA GCGGTTCCCTCACCTCTTTGTGACCAAACACTGCATGAGCCTGATCGATCCCAAAATACTCACCAAACACATCTTCAGACTGGTGGAGAAATTCAACATTGACCAag gTCTGTGTCCCAATGCTCTGCACAAGAGGAGATTGGACTCTTTACGTTTCCTCATGTACAAGAGGTTTGTGGAG AAAACCATGACAGATGAGAACTGGAGTGACCACGTGCAG TACGTCGTGGCAGATGACTCTGAGCTGCAGATCCAGCTGGTGGAGTTGTTGGTGAAATACTCTGGTTGTCTAAGCAAAGCCTCTCAGTGGTCCCTGAGATACAAAATCCCCAGGAACCGGCTCCCCTTCGGCGTATGGGATACGCAGCAGAGTCTACCATCTGATCTACA ACAGATAGGTGTTAGGGATTCAGCAAAAACCGAGGATTGGAAACCATCTCGGTCTCATTGCAAGACATTTTACCAGGTGCCAGTGACCAAAGAAAATGTGCACTTTGTCGCCTCGCCGGAGGCTCTACGGAGATGTCGAAACATTGTGCTGAAG GAAGGCGGTATCGTAGGAGTGGACATGGAGTGGCAGCCTACATTTGGCTGTATCTCAACTCAGCAGGTTGCCCTGATACAGCTCGCTGTTCTAGACCAGGTTTTCTTATTAGACCTTTGTGCAAATGGATTCTGTCAACACCCAGATACAATTATTTTCATCAGAAGCTTGTTTTCCGAAAGAAGCGTTCTTAAACTGG GTTATGGCATGTCAGGAGATGTCAAGTGTCTCATCGCCACCTGGCACCAGCTTTTAGACGAGCCATTGAAGATGGAGGCAATGCTTGACCTTCTTAATGTGCACCAAAAG ATCCAGCGTCGGAAGGTTAACAGAACTCAAAAAGGACATAAAGAGGTGGTAGTAGGAAAAAGCCAGCAGGCAGAGAAAGGCCTCAGCTTGCTGGTTCAACAGGTTCTGGGAAGGCCCCTCGACAAGACAGAGCAGATGTCCAACTGGGAGAAACGGCCGCTGCGCATCAGCCAAATTAGATATGCAG TGGCAGATGCCTGCTGTTTGCTGGATGTGTACTCGGTTCTCTCCAGCAACCCAGCGTACTTTGGGCTACCAGCTGACCTGCGCAGCATCTCATCGAGCCaatcagaaaagaaagaagacaagACGCAGAAG GAATGTCAGGGGGCTCAAGGGGTCAGTCCCCGGAGCTCCAACACAGAGAAAGGCCTCCTGTGTGGCGAGAAGCCCTCCGAAGAcaccccccctcgtcccccacAGCAATTGCGGGTGGTGTGTGACAACATGCTGCAGGGACTCGGGAGGTACCTGCGCTGTTTAGGCGTTGACGTGATCGTATTGGAGAACACCGATGACCACAGAGTGGCGGCGAAG CTAGCACAGGCTGAAGGCCGCTTCATTCTCACATGTGGACAACCGTTCCAAAGC TTGCGGTCCCAGGTGGGCGAGGGCCGCTGTCTGTCCCTAGACTGTTCAGAAAAGGCCAGAGACCAGGCTGTGCGAGTCCTCAGGCACTTCAACGTCCAGCTCACTCCCAGCGACATATTCAGCCGCTGCCAG GCGTGTAACAATGACGAGTACGCAGCGGTACCCAGAAAGGACATGGCCAGGATGCTTCAGCAGAAGG GATTTCTGCAGGGCGAGGACAGCATCGACCACACAAtcctacaacaacaacaggaagagGGGACGCTTGGTGACATTCTGACCCCTGAATTCCCCAGGTATGTTCAGTGTCAGTGGGCCCCCCTTTCGGGGCTGAACCCTGACACGCTGACCTTTCCCGGGGGGGCACCCATACAGCTCCACGCCGTGCCCCCCGCCGTCCTGCCGAGGATACCGCTCTTCTACGTCTGCACCAGATGTGGCAAGGTGTTCTGGGAAGGCTCCCACTTTGGCCGCGTCCTCTCCATGTTTCAGGAGGTCTTGCACATTGCAGGCGAGGACACCAAATCCGCTGCGGCTGCACAGTAG
- the exd3 gene encoding exonuclease mut-7 homolog isoform X1 translates to MDRRTPEAEGLDPVVLKDQLAELWNRKDRQTLHLAAFQGFSKLSEPLEALLTILEGCPGKPKGRSHTLGHHILMEFLTWAKEHPQVTLSSLLEQQALELQQRALSLIRDAQANFADNLINIYQLNSMDPAILLLNIMKLHSVHCYKEAAALSIKLKLQKDLNMEEMCVPLILQNKLGMAESFVTGDNHLEQQLVTLLDSWCHPGFREEEISKRFPHLFVTKHCMSLIDPKILTKHIFRLVEKFNIDQGLCPNALHKRRLDSLRFLMYKRFVEKTMTDENWSDHVQYVVADDSELQIQLVELLVKYSGCLSKASQWSLRYKIPRNRLPFGVWDTQQSLPSDLQQIGVRDSAKTEDWKPSRSHCKTFYQVPVTKENVHFVASPEALRRCRNIVLKEGGIVGVDMEWQPTFGCISTQQVALIQLAVLDQVFLLDLCANGFCQHPDTIIFIRSLFSERSVLKLGYGMSGDVKCLIATWHQLLDEPLKMEAMLDLLNVHQKIQRRKVNRTQKGHKEVVVGKSQQAEKGLSLLVQQVLGRPLDKTEQMSNWEKRPLRISQIRYAVADACCLLDVYSVLSSNPAYFGLPADLRSISSSQSEKKEDKTQKVKQATEKEECQGAQGVSPRSSNTEKGLLCGEKPSEDTPPRPPQQLRVVCDNMLQGLGRYLRCLGVDVIVLENTDDHRVAAKLAQAEGRFILTCGQPFQSLRSQVGEGRCLSLDCSEKARDQAVRVLRHFNVQLTPSDIFSRCQACNNDEYAAVPRKDMARMLQQKGFLQGEDSIDHTILQQQQEEGTLGDILTPEFPRYVQCQWAPLSGLNPDTLTFPGGAPIQLHAVPPAVLPRIPLFYVCTRCGKVFWEGSHFGRVLSMFQEVLHIAGEDTKSAAAAQ, encoded by the exons GTCTTGACCCCGTCGTGCTGAAAGACCAACTCGCCGAGCTGTGGAACCGGAAAGATCGGCAGACG CTACATTTGGCAGCCTTCCAGGgattttcaaagctgtctgaGCCTCTGGAGGCTTTGCTAACAATCCTGGAGGGCTGTCCAGGGAAACCGAAGGGTCGGAGCCACACCCTCGGCCATCACATCCTCATGGAATTCCTGACCTGGGCGAAGGAACATCCTCAG gtAACTCTGAGCTCCCTCTTAGAGCAGCAGGCACTGGAACTTCAGCAGCGAGCTCTGAGCTTAATCAGAGATGCACAGGCCAACTTTGCGGACAATCTGATTAACATCTACCAACTCAATTCCATGGATCCAGCCATTCTCCTGTTGAACATTATGAAGTTGCATTCTGTTCACTGCTATAAAGAG GCGGCAGCGCTGAGCATAAAGCTGAAGTTGCAGAAAGATCTTAATATGGAGGAG atgtgTGTACCGCTGATCTTGCAAAATAAGTTGGGCATGGCAGAGTCCTTCGTCACAGGTGACAACCATCTAGAACAACAACTGGTCACACTGCTGGACTCGTGGTGCCACCCCGGCTTCAGAGAGGAAGAGATAAGCAA GCGGTTCCCTCACCTCTTTGTGACCAAACACTGCATGAGCCTGATCGATCCCAAAATACTCACCAAACACATCTTCAGACTGGTGGAGAAATTCAACATTGACCAag gTCTGTGTCCCAATGCTCTGCACAAGAGGAGATTGGACTCTTTACGTTTCCTCATGTACAAGAGGTTTGTGGAG AAAACCATGACAGATGAGAACTGGAGTGACCACGTGCAG TACGTCGTGGCAGATGACTCTGAGCTGCAGATCCAGCTGGTGGAGTTGTTGGTGAAATACTCTGGTTGTCTAAGCAAAGCCTCTCAGTGGTCCCTGAGATACAAAATCCCCAGGAACCGGCTCCCCTTCGGCGTATGGGATACGCAGCAGAGTCTACCATCTGATCTACA ACAGATAGGTGTTAGGGATTCAGCAAAAACCGAGGATTGGAAACCATCTCGGTCTCATTGCAAGACATTTTACCAGGTGCCAGTGACCAAAGAAAATGTGCACTTTGTCGCCTCGCCGGAGGCTCTACGGAGATGTCGAAACATTGTGCTGAAG GAAGGCGGTATCGTAGGAGTGGACATGGAGTGGCAGCCTACATTTGGCTGTATCTCAACTCAGCAGGTTGCCCTGATACAGCTCGCTGTTCTAGACCAGGTTTTCTTATTAGACCTTTGTGCAAATGGATTCTGTCAACACCCAGATACAATTATTTTCATCAGAAGCTTGTTTTCCGAAAGAAGCGTTCTTAAACTGG GTTATGGCATGTCAGGAGATGTCAAGTGTCTCATCGCCACCTGGCACCAGCTTTTAGACGAGCCATTGAAGATGGAGGCAATGCTTGACCTTCTTAATGTGCACCAAAAG ATCCAGCGTCGGAAGGTTAACAGAACTCAAAAAGGACATAAAGAGGTGGTAGTAGGAAAAAGCCAGCAGGCAGAGAAAGGCCTCAGCTTGCTGGTTCAACAGGTTCTGGGAAGGCCCCTCGACAAGACAGAGCAGATGTCCAACTGGGAGAAACGGCCGCTGCGCATCAGCCAAATTAGATATGCAG TGGCAGATGCCTGCTGTTTGCTGGATGTGTACTCGGTTCTCTCCAGCAACCCAGCGTACTTTGGGCTACCAGCTGACCTGCGCAGCATCTCATCGAGCCaatcagaaaagaaagaagacaagACGCAGAAGGTGAAACAGGCCACAGAGAAAGAG GAATGTCAGGGGGCTCAAGGGGTCAGTCCCCGGAGCTCCAACACAGAGAAAGGCCTCCTGTGTGGCGAGAAGCCCTCCGAAGAcaccccccctcgtcccccacAGCAATTGCGGGTGGTGTGTGACAACATGCTGCAGGGACTCGGGAGGTACCTGCGCTGTTTAGGCGTTGACGTGATCGTATTGGAGAACACCGATGACCACAGAGTGGCGGCGAAG CTAGCACAGGCTGAAGGCCGCTTCATTCTCACATGTGGACAACCGTTCCAAAGC TTGCGGTCCCAGGTGGGCGAGGGCCGCTGTCTGTCCCTAGACTGTTCAGAAAAGGCCAGAGACCAGGCTGTGCGAGTCCTCAGGCACTTCAACGTCCAGCTCACTCCCAGCGACATATTCAGCCGCTGCCAG GCGTGTAACAATGACGAGTACGCAGCGGTACCCAGAAAGGACATGGCCAGGATGCTTCAGCAGAAGG GATTTCTGCAGGGCGAGGACAGCATCGACCACACAAtcctacaacaacaacaggaagagGGGACGCTTGGTGACATTCTGACCCCTGAATTCCCCAGGTATGTTCAGTGTCAGTGGGCCCCCCTTTCGGGGCTGAACCCTGACACGCTGACCTTTCCCGGGGGGGCACCCATACAGCTCCACGCCGTGCCCCCCGCCGTCCTGCCGAGGATACCGCTCTTCTACGTCTGCACCAGATGTGGCAAGGTGTTCTGGGAAGGCTCCCACTTTGGCCGCGTCCTCTCCATGTTTCAGGAGGTCTTGCACATTGCAGGCGAGGACACCAAATCCGCTGCGGCTGCACAGTAG